The region CGGCCAGCTACTTTCTGCCACCTCTTCTGGTGGATCCTCCCTTGTTTTAGTAATTGTCTCCATTGGAATCCTCCCCGCATCAACCAATTGACCACCACTCCTACTATCTGACCGACTACTCCTGTCTCCCCCTGAACGCTCACTCCCACTACCCGAACTAGATAATGACACACTACCGCTAacactagacataccttttttaAGATATTAAGATGACTGCAAAAAGAAAGAATGTATCGAACAGATCTCACGCACACAAATAACTTCTCTCAAACTTCTTGCAAATGAACCAAGGTGAACAAATTTCCCtcatcaattatatttataaccaGCATTTGAACCACTACAACTTTTCCCGCCAAAAGCAACAATCATGCGAAACGTCACAACACTTGAAATAGCGACGCAAATCCCTCTAATTAGACCTCTAACAtctgacaccccttcacctaccatCGCTTATATGCCTTAGTCTTAACAATGTTCATAACACTTAAAGATTGGGAGCCTAGCATACTGTACCCCAACAAGAAGTATCTTTCCTTTTTGTGAACTATATGAACCAAGAACCATAACATCCTGGTAACCTGCATCGCCCGAATACACCACAACGGACGGATACTGCAGCTGACAATACCACTCATCACCTACACAAAACTCATACACTTTTAAGCCTTTGACGCCAGACCTGTCCcgacaaaggctgggggactaaTGTACTATACCTAGGCGGACCAAGGCAAGTACACGACCAAGCCCGCCTAGACATAGTCCCACAAAAAGTAGAACCACATAGCGGCCCAAGCCGCCTACTGCAAAAGAATAATACCTAATAAATCGATAACATCTAACTTAGAATGTCGCAAACAAGACCCCCAGTACCAACATATGCTAACACATGGCCTAGGTTAAGCCCAGACCTATCTAGGACCCAAACATTAGCCCAGCCCATAAGAATGGAGGACATAATTAATAACCttataaatacatgtggacATAATTAATAACCCCTATAATAACCATATAAactaccacgtgtcaagttACCCGTTGTGTTACATGGCAATTTATAGTCGTGACACATGACAATGGTTGTGGTTGTTCTCAATTTAatcctctatttaaattttttgtttaatttagtacccatatttTTTAAGACGATCTAGTTTTGTCCTTTTCAATTTGAGACCatattagtaaataagcttaattataacttatatatacatgtcaaaataatttttttttaatttatatatcaaatactCCActtaaatactcaaattattttactcCACCAAAATACATGGTAACCTGACACGTGGTACGCCATTAACGACGTTAGTCATTTATGTCATAAGGGATttaattgaaacacttttttaaaatttgggataccattgacacttttttacacgtttttaaaagtggataccagattgacacacctctatcaaagtgggtaccatctgAGTAGTTAAACCTAATATCAACACCTGTTCACTTAAGCCCAATTCTCACTAGCATTCCCTTTCCTTCAAGCCCAACTCTTGTTGGCACAATTTATCAAACCATTCTTAAGAAAGAACTACTTAACTCCgatttctcattttcaataaGAATTTTAATGACCAAGATCAATCTTTGTCAGCCTGTAACCCTGATCTCTATTTTGAATGAGAATTCGTaagaccaaggtcaatccttgtcagTCGGctcaaaaacttaaaaaaatatttttttttctttttagtattattgtCTTGTTATTTTcgggaaaattaacattttgaaaaccacatcaattttgcTAATTATATTAAAGGTCCGATTTTCATATACCATGtcttattttatggttttccataattttccgtaataaactatggtgacgactccaaaagaattgtattttattttaaaataccttTTATTTTCTCGAGTTAATCATCTTTTCGCGATTTCGGTTACTACACGaagtctttaaaaaaatatacttaactcaacaaaaatatatttttcatctttaaattattttaaaaaattgttttatttttaaattaaattataacattattttataaaagttatataaatattttttcagcaAATATCTACTATCCGATTCTTATTGTCGTATTAGAAACATTCCACATATAATACTAAATGTTTTATATAACTTGAATAAAtcagaaagagaaaataaatatataatttactttaaagataaaacataattttaaaaataatttgaaaataatgaatacatttaactctaaaattgttaataaggaaagaaattgaattatcattattaaaacttgaattagattttgaaaagaaatatttaaatacattaaatttatagAGTCATATCTTAATTAAAGAtagaatatttaaaaactaacaATGAAATTtggttatatttaaaaaaaaaatgtattttttgagAAAGGAGTTAGAGATATAAAGTTTGAATGAGGTCTTGTAAGTAACACAACCTTTGCTCCCTTTTGTTCTCCTCTTTCCAAATGAACGCCATTTTTATCATAATCGTCATCCTCCTCCTCCATCATCACTTACCTACTCCTTCAAACTCTTCCACCTAACCCAACATCACACCAAACCATATCAAACCAAAAACAACCAAAGTAAGTGAGTGAGCTTTAACTTTGTTTTGTAATGGTTGTTGTCCAAGGTTCCAAAGTCCCTCTCCCACACCCTTCCTCCCTCTCTTCCTCTCCCCACCCTCACACCTCCATCCTCTTTGAACCCTCTTCCCTCTCTCTTGCCCTTACCCATTCTGattcttctctttctttataCCCTTCTTTCTCTCCCCTTTCCACCACTCCCTCTCaaccccatacccaaaccctaAACATCCCCTCCCCCTCCTCCTCCTCCGCCTTCCTCCTCCTCCAACAACACCCATCCGCCGCCACACCCGTCATCTTCCTTGTCTCCTCCCCCTACCGCTCCCGCATCCTCCTCCGCTTCTATCGCCTGCGCCGCCGCGACCACTCCTCCTTCCAACGCGTCGCACGTGTTATCTGTTTGCATAAAGACCTCTGCTTTCAGCCCGGCCTCGGTGTCCTTCTCGACGCCAAGCACGGGGCCGCTGTTAGACTCGCTGCCTCTGTCAACTACTTCGCGCTATACGTTCTCTCCAGCAACAAGGTATGGGTTTTCGCCGTCAAAGACGATGAGGGTGGCGAAAACGACAGCAGCAGTAGTAACGACGATCACGGTGGCAGTGGTGGTTTGAGATTGATGAGGCGCGCGGTGATTGACTGCGCAAGGCCGGTTTTTTCTTTGAGTGTTGCGTTTGGGTTTCTTATTCTCGGGGAGGAGAATGGGGTTAGGGTTTTTGGTCTTAGGAGGCTCGTAAAAGGAAAAGGTGGGAACAAGAGGTTTGGGAATTCAAAGCAGCTGAGGAATGGTGGTGGTGTTCGAGGAGGGGGTTTGGAGGTGGTGAACTGCAATGGCGATTTGGAAGGGAAGATGGAAAGACAAAGAGTTGCTGCTGGTAGGTGAATGAGTAAACTTTTTTGTAATGTAGTGTTATGGTgttttatttagaatttaagTGGAATGTGCTTACACTGCTAACTAACACTAGATATTCATGTATGATAAGAAGGTTGAATTGTGTAATAGTTACTTGAAAAATTTAACTTAGGGCTAGCAGTTTGATTTCGAGGGTGATTTTGGATTTAATTAGAAGGTATTCATGCTGTCGACTAACACTAGATTATCATGTGTGATAAGACGGTTGAATTTTGTAGTAGTTAATTTAAAAGTCGTATTTAGGTTTAACAGTGTGATTTCTACGGTGGTTTGAATGTAATTAGAATGACAATGTCATCAGAACATGGATTGTCATATTGATGAGATTGTTTGCTTTTCTTCTGATGATTGTTTTAAAAGTCATATATAGGGTGGTTTGTAGTTGCTTTGGTTGACATTTACACAGTCAATGCATGAAAATTTGTAACTTGAATTTTTCAGcagaatttgaaaagaaaatgctGATTTTATTGGTTTTGGCTTTCAAATTTTGTCTGTTTGGCTTTTGACTTAACGATctgtttttatgaaaaataggtTGTAAGTAAATATAACTTGTAAGAGTATTTCACTAGAGACTACTAGTGTGTAGTAAATTCAATCATCATTATTCAGTGTCTTAATCGTCAATGATTTAGCAAAATTCTGGCTTTTGCATTATTTGTTGCATTTCAACTTCTGTGGCCACAGGACTCAATGTCCTTTGTAAACAGGCATCTTTATCTAAACCTTGAAACGCCTGAATTTGattcaatttccaattctgtGGACCTTTGAGCTTTATTGATTTAGTTTTGGAATAGTGAATGGCAtactgtgtgtttttgaaaGATACAAGAGTAGTCAATGTTATAGTGCCACTCAGACTGTTGCAGAATATAATGCTTGTCGTCTGCAATAGGGAATTCATTATGCTGTGCGGATAGCAGCCAATATTGGTGCCAAGTTCCTGAGGATAGTACTACCAATTAGCTGTGAAAACTTGATTCTGCCCCCTTTTTTCCTTTAATCAGTAAGTCATTTTTTAGGGTTGCTATTGTGATGGCAGATATTTTGTCCTTGAAAATCATGACTATTTGAATTAGAAAATATGTACCTTTACTATATAACCCTGTAGCCAATCTCTCTCAATTTTCAGCCAACATGTTTACTGTCACTTCGTCAACTGGTTGCTGGCTGTGCTTTATCCAGCCTAGAATTGCCCTTTTGCGGCCATGGTCAACACTTCAGTTTGTGGCCCCTGTTCTGATGTTTCTGTGGTGGCCTCTGTTTGCTCTTTGCCAGCCTGTTCTGTCCTTTAGCTTTTGTCTTTCTGTCTTCCTCTTCCCTCGTCATGGAGCTTGTGGTTGGCTTTGTcagaaaactataaaaaaataatgccCTTTGCTGGCAACTTTGTAAGAAATgggtaaaaaacattttttactcTATTCAAACTCAAAACAGTTCTACTTATAAAATTTCTTCTGTGAGAGGTAGATTTGTCTGACACCCACTGTAAAATGAGTGCAATTGGTTCAAGCTTAAGTTGGGTTTCCAGTGGTTAGCCATTTTTTTAAAGCATTGATTGCTGATAATTCCTTCATTTGCACTGGACTATTTCTCTTTGACCAGCTTGAGATGATTTAGTTTAATCACTAATTGATAGTAATTTACTGCTGACTCTATAAGTTTTAGAACTTAACAAATACCTAGTCGGAATTTGGTATTTGCTATACCATGGGATCTAAAGGGTATTGATCTTTGTTCTTGTTACCTTCTTTGTCATTTTAAAACAGTGATCAATTCAAAATAGTGATTGGTAATACACTAGCCTATGTGTATTACACCGTGGTGTTTTTTAGTCTACTTTCAAGTTTCAGTAGCTTTAGCCATATATCTACCCTGGTCAAATGTAACAAATTGTGTTCATATATTTAACTTCTGCTAACTATTTGTAGATATTTCTCGTTGACCAGGATATGGGTGCGATACAGGGTGCCATCCTTTGTTTAATCCCAAGATGTTTTAAtggtaaataattaattaaatattaagaacATATCTTTAACACCAAGCTGTattttgaatttcttgtgaTAACAATGGAATCTCTATCTAGAAAACTGGCAATATACTCTTCCTATATTGTCTTAGAGTATATCTGCAGAGATATCATGATATGATTACTATATTGTATGCATAAATTTTAGGTGCTTCCAAATTTCCCCAGTACATTACCTAGTCTATGTTTTCTTATTTCAGTGAAGCAGACAAATGTTAAATCAAAACATGATGACAGAGATGGAGGTTCATGTTTTGTGATGTTGAAGGGAAACGATGTTAATACAAATTCTGCCACAAAGGTATCCATGTCTATAAAGGCTATTTCCATTCAGGCTGTGTCCCAGAGGATGTTTCTGATCTTGGATTCTCATGGAGATTTACATTTGCTATCCCTGTCAAATTCTGGCATAGGAGTAGATGTCACTGGTAATGTTAGGCCACTGCTTCGTACAATGAAAGTGAAAAGTGTTGCTGTTCTTCCTGATCTATCTTCTAGTAAGTGTCACTTtccttattttatattttatttttcaaaattcaatttgtGGTTGCTTTTTTAGTGAAATATTTTATGTCGGTGTTGGAAAAAGCTGCTAAACATATGTTGATGATAATCATGTCTGTGCTGATAGCTCCTAATTAGCTTGTTGATTGATCATAATTGCATACTAAATATCGGATTGGTGTGTACATCCAAAAGACAAAATTTCCCAGCCATCCTCTTTCATCTATAAATATAAGGCAGGCAGTGGGGGGTTGGGGAAGCCTTCTTTTGTATCTGCGATTTTTGGGCTAGTTTGTTCAAACTTAAAGTAAGTGTTTTTGAAATAagcaatttaaaaaattcactAATTTAAGAAGCAGATagaattttcttatttaatctaaaaactgttcattttaaaaataataagactaGACAAACACAAAGAAAGCAGAAATCTgcatattttattgaataaacactaatttgaaaaagaaaaaaagcacAAACAAACTGGTCCTCAATCATGAGTATCAGATTGAAAGATATGTGACATTGGGGGACTTAATTTTGCAAACTAAAGTGAGATATCatgcattttgattttgttggtTTAGATATGTCAAAGCTTCCACATCGATTAAAAATATGACTAAATTATAGGATAGAAGTGAGTGCATAAACCTTACCTTATAAGTCTGTCCTAACAAAGTTTGTTGGACCTATTATTCCACCTATTATTAGGTCACTATTAGACTACACATAAATATCTAGTCTCATACTATCAGTCCTCAGCAGAAGATGGGATGTTAGAGATTtcacatcgattagagataTAACCAATTTATAGTATGTGAGTGTAAATTTCACCTTAGAAGCTAGTTTTGTAAGGTCTGAGTTACGCCTAAATCCATTTTCTAAGATTTATCCTTCCGtagaaaatttacattttatttaagGGCTGAGTTAGGTAGATAGAAAGGAAGATGACATTGTATGATATATCCAAACCTGTTGAAAGTACTCACTTCAAGGAGTATGCAATAAGTTTGAACTACTTGTAAACATTGTCACATTATTGTATTTTACCTGGTTGCCTATATTTACAGAAATTAAGATTGGCGAGATGCTTAACATAAAGCTCTTACCTTGTAGTTGAGGGACCCTTGAATCCATTCATGTCACATTCACACACAACTTGCTGTGGTTGAGACTGAGATTGGATGAAGTACAAGCATTGATGTACAAATGTATTAACTAAAACAAATTGTTTAGAGTtggatttatttgtttttttatatttatttttgtgtttgtagCCTTGAAggataatcaaattaaaacaataatatgcCTTATTGGGCTAATATCTTTGTTGGGAAAGTGAACGAATCTTCTTTGGAATCAATTTGAAATGTATTTGTGCATTCTAACCCAATAagattataaataaatgtaatgaaATAAGCTTATGAGACTAATTACTTGACAAttagtgaaataaaatagtaataaattttGACGTATCATCATTATTAgaatatatgaaagtatcttgttatatcttatattttttttaccctttagAATTACTTTATATTTCCCATTATCTCTTGTGACTGGTACCTAAACTGAATATCCTTATTTAATTATGAGTATGATTAGTGTTATAAAAAAATCGTCTATGGCGGTGCCATGGCAGAATTATTCCTTGCTGCCACATCATTGCAGTGGCGATGTGGGTTTTTTATGGCAGCCCATCGTGGCTGCTTTGGGTGTCACGGAGTAGCATTGCAGAATGGACGTGGCGGAAGTTGTGGAGTGGCATGAAGGAGTAGCAGCAACGGCAGTTGTGAGAAATAATAGAGATGATGGTGGGAAACTGAAAGAGAAGAGGCAGTGACCGACCCGAGAAGTGAAAACCCTAATTATCCTTCTATCCTTATTTTTCCACCAGGAGCGAGCCCAAGtgttttttcttccaaaaaagGAGTTGGTCCAAACAACCCCGCCCAAACCTAACATTACAGCAGAATATTAACTTAGGATACCCTACCCACGTTGAACCCACAGCCTGTCCTTCACTATTGTGCTGTCCTGCTGCAGCAGCAGCTGCCACTGCTTCTGATGCGGTTGCTGCCACTTTTGCTGACGCCACTGCCACCGCTGCTACTGCAGCGGCCACTTCCGTTGATGCTGATGCATGTCCATGTCCACCCACCGTACCGACATTGAACCAGCAACTCCTacattatgttttattatattttaaattttgaacttgaaaattgtggcttttatttttattttattgttatttgaagtttttaaaaatgatttattactAGTTATTTATTGTCTTTCGTTATTTTTGAGTTACAATTATATTTTCTGATCTTTTAAAGTTATCAATATCTATATTTTGCattttctataatatatatatatatatatatatatatatattgtctgCAATGCTCTGCCATAACCTGTTATGGCTTCCGAAATATCCCCATAAAGAAATTTTAGGTCTCCAATATTTTCTGTTATTTCATATCGATAACATTGATTATGATATAAGTATAATTAAGGTAAGTCCTTTAGGTTTCATAAACATCCCCCATCACATTGTAGTACATTTAAGTCATTATCAATTTGCTATTGTTCACtcaaatctacttgttcttctAAGATGTTTTGTACTTTTTGTTGGAATACAATGGGTGTAGGACGAGTTAATCATTGCTATGTCTTGTGTTGAATGCTTAGTAGTTTCATTTCGTATTCATGTTTTGGAGATGTGTCTACCATTATTGGATAATCCTTGATAAACAAGAAGAATTTTAAGCTTCAGTTATTTGTGGCTGGAAAGGTTGCCCTGGTTGCTAGTCTACATACTATGTGCATGACTCCCTGAGTTATTTAAGCTTCAGAATGTCAATAGCACTTTGATAATAGAAAGATGTTTAAAGTTATGGTTCTTCAAATAGTTATCAGATATAATgcatcaaatattttttattttgttctcaGTGCAGCTAAAACTACTCTTTATTTTGCAGTGTCTCAGACTATCTGGATATCAGATGGATGCCATTCTGTGCACATGTTCACTGCAATGGACATAGAAAATGCTTTAAATGAAGCGGATGGAAATGATTGCAATGAAAAGCTTTTACGTCTCCCAGGttcacaaactttcatttcCTTTGTTGATTTAATTAGTTAATGTATTAGAAATCTATAAGTTGCTGTAACTTTCTTCTACTACGAGTAGCCAGCACCAATTGAACTAAAATATTTAGGAATATACTTAATCATGTATCTAAAGATACGATCCTTCTCACTAGTATGATCATTTGTGGATTACAGTAAACCAATTGTCAGTATAAAAATATGTAACATGGTTCTCACTCTCCCTGTCAATGCCATACTGGTACTAAAGGACCATAACAATAACCAAAACAATTGCAAACCAAAGGTAATCTTCACAAAGAATGCTAAGAAACATGCCTAACTTGTCAAACCAGAGTGAGAGAGAAAATACATCAGATCTTattcgagaaaaaaaaaacaaagcatAAGGGAGTCAACCATCTACAAGAATGTAGCTGATAAAAGGAATGGAGGCTGGATCTAACTCTTGGATGGCatgcaaagaaaatgaatgTGAGGGTGGAAGGATGACGCTTCATGCCCGTGAAAAAGGCTGGATGGAGAATTTGTGATGACTGTTGAGGTGACGACAGATCTGAAAGAGGAGACTAGCAGAATCCTAGATTTCAGATAGTACTTGTGCAAGGTTtaggaaaaagagaaaatgatgGTGG is a window of Vigna unguiculata cultivar IT97K-499-35 chromosome 4, ASM411807v1, whole genome shotgun sequence DNA encoding:
- the LOC114182088 gene encoding uncharacterized protein LOC114182088 isoform X1; translated protein: MVVVQGSKVPLPHPSSLSSSPHPHTSILFEPSSLSLALTHSDSSLSLYPSFSPLSTTPSQPHTQTLNIPSPSSSSAFLLLQQHPSAATPVIFLVSSPYRSRILLRFYRLRRRDHSSFQRVARVICLHKDLCFQPGLGVLLDAKHGAAVRLAASVNYFALYVLSSNKVWVFAVKDDEGGENDSSSSNDDHGGSGGLRLMRRAVIDCARPVFSLSVAFGFLILGEENGVRVFGLRRLVKGKGGNKRFGNSKQLRNGGGVRGGGLEVVNCNGDLEGKMERQRVAAVKQTNVKSKHDDRDGGSCFVMLKGNDVNTNSATKVSMSIKAISIQAVSQRMFLILDSHGDLHLLSLSNSGIGVDVTGNVRPLLRTMKVKSVAVLPDLSSMSQTIWISDGCHSVHMFTAMDIENALNEADGNDCNEKLLRLPVVRVLFSCEKIQDIISLSANSVLILGQGSLYAYAIS
- the LOC114182088 gene encoding uncharacterized protein LOC114182088 isoform X2 encodes the protein MAIWKGRWKDKELLLIFLVDQDMGAIQGAILCLIPRCFNVKQTNVKSKHDDRDGGSCFVMLKGNDVNTNSATKVSMSIKAISIQAVSQRMFLILDSHGDLHLLSLSNSGIGVDVTGNVRPLLRTMKVKSVAVLPDLSSMSQTIWISDGCHSVHMFTAMDIENALNEADGNDCNEKLLRLPVVRVLFSCEKIQDIISLSANSVLILGQGSLYAYAIS
- the LOC114182088 gene encoding uncharacterized protein LOC114182088 isoform X3, encoding MAIWKGRWKDKELLLDMGAIQGAILCLIPRCFNVKQTNVKSKHDDRDGGSCFVMLKGNDVNTNSATKVSMSIKAISIQAVSQRMFLILDSHGDLHLLSLSNSGIGVDVTGNVRPLLRTMKVKSVAVLPDLSSMSQTIWISDGCHSVHMFTAMDIENALNEADGNDCNEKLLRLPVVRVLFSCEKIQDIISLSANSVLILGQGSLYAYAIS